From Kaistella polysaccharea:
AATCTACAACAGAAATGAAAATCTCTAATAACTGGCTGAAAGAATATATAAAGACGGATATTAAAACCGAAAAAATTGGCGAATTTCTCACCGATATCGGTTTAGAAGTCGAAGGAATTGAGCTGGTTGAATCTGTAAAAGGCAGTCTGGAAGGTATTGTAGTTGGTAAAGTGTTAAGCTGTGAAAAGCATCCGAATGCGGACAAACTAAAAGTTACAACAGTTGATGTTGGGTCTGCAAAACCGTTACATATTGTATGCGGTGCGCCCAATGTGGAAGCCGGCCAAATTGTGCCCGTCGCGACGGTTGGAACTACGATTTATAAAGAGGGAAATGCACTCGTGATGAAAGAAGCCAAAATCCGTGGCGAAATTTCTCAGGGAATGATCTGTGCTGAAGATGAGTTGGGACTTAGTGAGGACCATGGTGGGATAATGATTTTAGACGAAAATAAGCATGAAGTTGGAAAAAATTTCGCTGATTATTTTGAATTGAATAACGATCAGGTTTACGAAATCGGACTTACTCCGAACCGAACCGACGCCATGTCACATTATGGAGTTGCAAGAGATTTAAATGCCTACCTGACGACGCACCAAATGCCGGTTGAATTTCAAAAAGTTTCTGAAAAACCATTGACTATAGAAGGCAGTCATCACTTTCAAATTGAGATTGAAGATACAGAATTGTGTCCAAAATATTTAGGTGCAATCATCGAAAATGTAAAAGTGGAGACTTCACCAGAGTGGCTGAAGACACGCATGAAAGCCATTGGATTAAGCCCGATTAATAATATCGTAGACATCACGAATTATATTTTACATTCTTACGGCCAGCCTTTGCACGCTTTCGACGCTGAAAAAATTTCTGGAAATAAAGTAAAAGTAGGTGTAAATGCTGCCGGAACAAAATTTACCACTTTAGATGGAATAGAACGTACACTGAATGGTACTGAAATCATGATTAAAGATGGCGACGATAAGCCGATGTGTATCGCTGGTGTTTTTGGCGGAGCAACTTCGGGCGTTGCGGAAGCTACAAAAACGATTTTCCTGGAAAGTGCTTATTTTAATCCGGTCGGCGTGAGGAAAGGAGCAAAACTTCATGCTTTAAATACCGATGCTTCTTTTCGTTTTGAACGTGGTGTTGATCCTAAAATGACCAGAATTGCGCTGACGCATGCCGTAAAAATGATTGAAGAAATAGCGGGCGGAAAAATGGTAGGTGAACTTTTAGAACATTATCCGACGAAGATTGAAGATCACTATATTATTTTAAGGTTTTCTAAAGTGGAGCAAATTCTGGGAACAAAAATTCATAAAGAAAAAATTAAGGAAATTTTAAAATCGCTAGAAATCGTTGTTTTAAACGAAATTCAAAATGGTTTAGAAATCTCTGTGCCAGCATATCGCGCTGATGTTACGCGAGAAATTGATGTGATCGAGGAAATTCTTCGTATTTATGGCTACAATAAAATAGAATCTCCTCAAAAACTTTCATTTACACCTGTGAAATTAAGTTTTGACGATCAAGATGCATTAGAAAATTCCTGGGCGAGAACCTTGCAGAGTAATGGTTTTTATGAAGCCATGAATAATTCGTTGACTTCCGTAAAAGAGGAAACCAACGCGGTTAAAATCCTGAATCCTTTAAGTGGAGATTTACAATTTATGCGTAAATCTTTATTGGAAGGTCTTTTGGAAAATGCCGATTACAACATCAAACGTAAAAACCCGAACATCAAGTTTTTTGAACTGGGTAAAATTTACTTTAAAAAAGAAAAATACGAAGAACGCAAGCAGCTAGCAATTTTAGTTTCCGGACGCGATGAAGAAGAAAACTGGCTCCAACCCAAATCATCTACGGATTTCTATCATTTAAAATCTTATGTAAAAGTACTCTTGGATTCTCTTCCAGTTTCTTTGGAGGAAAAAGAATTGGAAGATGTTCGATTCTCAGATGCCGTAGAATTTGTAGCAGACGGTAAAACAGTTGCGAGATTGGGTAAAGTTTCTCCAGAACTTTTGAAAGATGCCGACATAGAACAGGATTGTTTCTACGCTGAAATCGAGTTGGAATTAAGTCAGCAGCTTCGAGCCAAAACTGATTTGAAATTTAAAGAGATTCCTAAATTCAACAAAACGCGAAAAGACTTGGCGTTATTGGTTGATAAACATGTTTCGTACGCTGATCTCTACAAAGCAGCCCGTAAAAACCCTTCGAAATATCTGAAGAATATCAATCTTTTTGATGTTTATGAAGGCAAGAATTTACCAGAAGGAAAAAAATCGTATGCCATGAGTTTTGATTTGCTCAACGAAGAAAAAACACTGGAAGAAAAAGATATTTCTGAAGTGATGAATTCTTTAATTAAAACATTTAAGAAAGAGTTTTCCGCGGAATTAAGATCCTAAGAATATTTCGATATAAATTTTAAAGCATCTCTAACAAGATGCTTTTTTTGTTGAGATTAAAAGTCAGGAGTTTCGGTCAGCTCGATATTATTACTTAAATTTGAATCACAAAATTTAAAGAATGAAAGCATTTCAAAATTTCTCCGCAATCCAGGTTGTTCGAAATATTTCTTTGGCTATAGTTGTTTCTGCAACGATCGCGTCGTGTTCTACCGTTGCAACCTCAAAATCTAAAGTGGGAACTACGCAGGCAAATATTACCAATACCAAATGGACTTTGGCTGATAATGTGAAAGGTAAGAAACCAACTTTGGTGGTTGAGTCCGGAAAAATAACAGGAAACGGCGGCTGTAATAATTATTTTGCTGATTTGATGTTGGATCCTACAGTTGGCAACTTTTCTACAAATAATATTGGTGCTACAAAAATGGCTTGCGAAAATATGAGTGAAGAAACCAATTTCTTCAGCATGTTATCTGCGACAACTAAATATGTAGTTACGGGAAATACGCTGGAATTGTATAAAGATAATCTGTTGCTTTTGAAATTTACCAAATTGTAATTTTTAAAGAAATATCATAAAAAAAAAGGAACTCAATTTTGAGTTCCTTTTTTGTCTTATTTATTCTTCGTCTTCGTCTTCCTCATCATATTTAGCGAGTTCTTCGTCGCACCATTTGAAAGCGGCTTCTACAACCTTAGTAGCTTCGTCAGCTACAGTTTCTTCGTCGTCACCTTCCAGGTCGTCGAACCATTCAACTTCTTCTTCTTCAACATTCAAAACAAATCTTGGGTACTCTGTGTGCACCACAAATAAATCTTCAGGAAAATCTGAATTGTCTGCTAATAAAAACTTTGGTAATTTCATTTTTCTTATGTTTAAAACTGGTTCAAAGGTAAACAATTTTATTGAAATTGATTCTTCTGAATTTCTTATTATTACTAAAATTACAGCGAGCGAGGTCAGAATTTAATTTCTATTATTAAATTTAAATAATGCTGAAAATCGACGTCATTACTTCTAAAATCCAACTTTTTTTATTTCACAAACCTTTTAGAAACCTTCTCCGCTTTTCTACTTTCTGAATAATCATAAAAACCTTCCCCAGATTTCACGCCTAATTTTCCAGCTGTAACCATATTCACTAACAACGGATTTGGGGCGTATTTAGGATTTTTGAAACCATCGTGCATAACATTTAAAATGGCTAAACAAACATCTAAACCAATGAAATCTGCCAATTGCAAAGGTCCCATGGGATGAGCCATGCCCAATTTCATTACCGTGTCTATTTCTTCAACTCCAGCCACGCCATTGTATAAAGTTTCAATTGCTTCGTTGATCATCGGCATTAAAATTCTGTTTGCCACAAAACCTGGATAATCATTCACTTCTGTCGGAACTTTACCTAAAGTTTTACTCATTTCATAAATCTCATCGAAAGTTTCTTTGGAAGTAGAGTAGCCTTTGATGATTTCCACCAATTTCATAATAGGAACCGGATTCATAAAATGCATACCAATAACCTTTTCCGGACGATTCGTAACCGAAGCAATTTTAGTAATAGAAATAGATGAAGTATTGGTTGCCAGAATGCAATTTTCTGGCGCCAACTCATCCATCTGTTTAAATATTTTTAACTTAAAATCTAGATTTTCGGTGGCAGCTTCTACGATTAAATCAGCTTTTGGTGCACAATCTCCTAATTTGGTGAAAGTTGAAATATTATTTAATGTTCCTTCTTTCTGATCCGCAGTCATATTTCCTTTCGCGATAATTCGGTCAAGATTTTTTGTAATCGTTGCAATCCCTTTATCCAATGCGTCCTGCGAAACATCAACTAAACTAACCTTAAACCCTTTTTGGGCGAAAGTATGTGCGATCCCATTTCCCATGGTTCCTGCGCCAATTACTACAATGTTTTTATTCATTTTTAAATTCTTTAATAATTTTTAGTATAACTTTTTTTTTCTTCCAAAAATGTTGCGTCACTTTCAGAAGTTTTAAATTTTGTTTTTATAAATGTTCTCTTACCGTCAATCCTATTGATGAACACTGCAAAATGCAAATGAGGACCGCTTGCAAATCCGGTGCTTCCACTGTAGCCGATAAGTTGATTTTTTGTTACTATATCACCCTTTTTCACGACTGCACCTTGGTATTTCAAATGAGAATAGTCGGCAAAAGTTCCGTCGCTGTGCATAATGAGAATTCTGTTGTTGTATTTTGCGCAAGAAATATCTGGACAATTCCGAGTGTTATGATCAATCATTTCTACTACAATTCCTTCGCGGGCAGCCGTAATCTCACTTCCCATTTTTAAATCAAAATCTAATGCAAATTCATTCTTGTGCGAGAACTTTCCATCGTATCCCTGAAAAATCATTTGTGTTTTACCCTTCTCAAAAGGTAACGAGTAGATGTAATCATTATCGAAATCTTCTTGCAAGTCATTTCCGAAATTAACAGTCACTGCGTACGAAAAACTGTTAGCTGAATTTGAGTTAATTTCACACAGTTTTGCAATGAGTAGTTTCGTTTGTTTTGCCGGAATTACAATAATCTGATTATCTATAAGACTTGAAGTAAAATTTTTGAGTGTAAAGTTGAATTTCGCCGACATTGGCATTTCTTCATTATTGTCTGCATAAATAAAAAGTTGTCGATTAACAATTTCATTATAAAATTGAAGATCCCATTTTTTTTGCGAAAATAGTAAGGTCTGAATCAAGAGAAATATCAGTAAAACTATTCTTTTCATTCCATCTGTTTTTTGCTAAAATAATCAAAAACAGTTTTAGAAATATCAGCGATAATCTTCGTGTTCGTTTCTTCACTTTCCATGGAATCGGAAATTAAAACGCTGATCGCATAATGCGTTCCATCTGGTAAAATAACAATTCCGATATCATTTTCGGCGGCGGTTAAACCGTTATCATTTTTTCCTGACGATCCGGTCCTGTGCGCTACAGGAATGTATTTTGGCAGTTGTGAAACTAATTTATTAGCGCCAGTCGTAGTTTCCAACATGGTCTGCATTAGGAAATCGGTAGAGGCTTTTGACAGCAATTTTCCGTGATATAATTTTTGAAGAGCATCATTTAGAGAATTGGTGGAACTCTTATTCAAATATAAATTCTCCCAACCTTCATGCATTTTCGCTTCATCGGCTTCAATATGAAAGTTTTTAATTCCTTTTAAATTGATATAATTTTGAACGGTTTCTGTTCCGCCTATTAAATTTATTAAAACATCTGTAATGTTATTATCACTTTTCGAAACCATATATTGTAGAAGTTCTCTTAAGGTTTTCGCTACATTTCCGTCCGGAAATTCATTCCTAAAAGGACTGTACGTATTTTCTAAAAGTTCGGCTTTTTTTATGAAAATATTTTGATCTAAACTCAACTTTCCCTGATCAAATAGATCCAAGACTGCCAAGGCAATATGGAATTTAAAAACACTCAACATTGGAAGTTTCTTATTTCCGTTGATGTTAATGGATTGGTTGTTTTCTAAATTTAAAACTGAAACCGCAACCGTGGCATTTTTATGTTTAATAATTTGTTTGATTTCTTTTTTTAGTTCAGAATTTTGTGCAAAACTAAAAATTGAAATAGCGATAAAAAGTAGCGTGGTAATTTTAGACATTTTGCAGAGGTTCTTTAATTTTTGGATATCAATCTTACAATTTCCAAAGCCACTTTCAAGGCTTCCGTTCCGTCTTCCAAAGAAACTTCTACATTTTTATTTTCTGTAATGGCATCTGCAAAACTTTCAAGCTCATCCAAAATCGCATTGTTGGGCTGAATGTTTGGATATTCAAATATAATTTGATTCTTTTCGCCTTCTGCATTTTCAATAATCATATCATACGCTGATGGTGACTCCGGCGCAGGTTTCATGCGAATAACTTCAGATTTTTTTTCCAGAAAATCAACTGAAATATAGGCGTCTTGCTGGAAAAATCGTGATTTTCGCATGGCTTTCATAGAAATTCTAGAAGTGGTAAGATTTGCCACGCAACCGTTTTCGAATTCTATTCTGGCATTACAGATATCGGGAGATTTCGAAACCACAGAAACGCCACTTGCGTGAATCGCTTTCACTTTTGATTTTACGATGGATAGTAAAATATCCAGATCGTGAATCATTAAATCTAAAACTACAGAAACATCAGTTCCGCGCGGATTAAATTCTGCGAGTCGGTGAATCTCGATAAACATTGGGTTTTTTATAAAATCTTTAGAACCTATAAATGCCGGATTGTATCTTTCTACATGTCCAACTTGCGCGCTAATACCATATTCCCGACACTTGTAAAGGATTTCTTCTGCTTGTTTTAATGTCTGGGTTACCGGTTTTTCAATGAAAAATGGAATTCTTTTTTCAATAGCTTTCATCGCGTAAGCGTAATGATATAAAGTAGGCGTAACAATATCAAGCATCTCGATCTGTCCCAGTAAGTCGTCAAAATTTTCAAAAAAAGAATATCCCAATTCCTTTTCCAGCTTCTTCCCATTTTCTGAATCAGCATCGTGAAAACCGATCAATTCGTATTTTTCGGACTGTTGCAATAACTTTAAATGAATT
This genomic window contains:
- the pheT gene encoding phenylalanine--tRNA ligase subunit beta gives rise to the protein MKISNNWLKEYIKTDIKTEKIGEFLTDIGLEVEGIELVESVKGSLEGIVVGKVLSCEKHPNADKLKVTTVDVGSAKPLHIVCGAPNVEAGQIVPVATVGTTIYKEGNALVMKEAKIRGEISQGMICAEDELGLSEDHGGIMILDENKHEVGKNFADYFELNNDQVYEIGLTPNRTDAMSHYGVARDLNAYLTTHQMPVEFQKVSEKPLTIEGSHHFQIEIEDTELCPKYLGAIIENVKVETSPEWLKTRMKAIGLSPINNIVDITNYILHSYGQPLHAFDAEKISGNKVKVGVNAAGTKFTTLDGIERTLNGTEIMIKDGDDKPMCIAGVFGGATSGVAEATKTIFLESAYFNPVGVRKGAKLHALNTDASFRFERGVDPKMTRIALTHAVKMIEEIAGGKMVGELLEHYPTKIEDHYIILRFSKVEQILGTKIHKEKIKEILKSLEIVVLNEIQNGLEISVPAYRADVTREIDVIEEILRIYGYNKIESPQKLSFTPVKLSFDDQDALENSWARTLQSNGFYEAMNNSLTSVKEETNAVKILNPLSGDLQFMRKSLLEGLLENADYNIKRKNPNIKFFELGKIYFKKEKYEERKQLAILVSGRDEEENWLQPKSSTDFYHLKSYVKVLLDSLPVSLEEKELEDVRFSDAVEFVADGKTVARLGKVSPELLKDADIEQDCFYAEIELELSQQLRAKTDLKFKEIPKFNKTRKDLALLVDKHVSYADLYKAARKNPSKYLKNINLFDVYEGKNLPEGKKSYAMSFDLLNEEKTLEEKDISEVMNSLIKTFKKEFSAELRS
- a CDS encoding META domain-containing protein, which encodes MKAFQNFSAIQVVRNISLAIVVSATIASCSTVATSKSKVGTTQANITNTKWTLADNVKGKKPTLVVESGKITGNGGCNNYFADLMLDPTVGNFSTNNIGATKMACENMSEETNFFSMLSATTKYVVTGNTLELYKDNLLLLKFTKL
- a CDS encoding 3-hydroxybutyryl-CoA dehydrogenase produces the protein MNKNIVVIGAGTMGNGIAHTFAQKGFKVSLVDVSQDALDKGIATITKNLDRIIAKGNMTADQKEGTLNNISTFTKLGDCAPKADLIVEAATENLDFKLKIFKQMDELAPENCILATNTSSISITKIASVTNRPEKVIGMHFMNPVPIMKLVEIIKGYSTSKETFDEIYEMSKTLGKVPTEVNDYPGFVANRILMPMINEAIETLYNGVAGVEEIDTVMKLGMAHPMGPLQLADFIGLDVCLAILNVMHDGFKNPKYAPNPLLVNMVTAGKLGVKSGEGFYDYSESRKAEKVSKRFVK
- a CDS encoding M23 family metallopeptidase, with protein sequence MKRIVLLIFLLIQTLLFSQKKWDLQFYNEIVNRQLFIYADNNEEMPMSAKFNFTLKNFTSSLIDNQIIVIPAKQTKLLIAKLCEINSNSANSFSYAVTVNFGNDLQEDFDNDYIYSLPFEKGKTQMIFQGYDGKFSHKNEFALDFDLKMGSEITAAREGIVVEMIDHNTRNCPDISCAKYNNRILIMHSDGTFADYSHLKYQGAVVKKGDIVTKNQLIGYSGSTGFASGPHLHFAVFINRIDGKRTFIKTKFKTSESDATFLEEKKSYTKNY
- the bla gene encoding class A beta-lactamase, subclass A2, whose product is MSKITTLLFIAISIFSFAQNSELKKEIKQIIKHKNATVAVSVLNLENNQSININGNKKLPMLSVFKFHIALAVLDLFDQGKLSLDQNIFIKKAELLENTYSPFRNEFPDGNVAKTLRELLQYMVSKSDNNITDVLINLIGGTETVQNYINLKGIKNFHIEADEAKMHEGWENLYLNKSSTNSLNDALQKLYHGKLLSKASTDFLMQTMLETTTGANKLVSQLPKYIPVAHRTGSSGKNDNGLTAAENDIGIVILPDGTHYAISVLISDSMESEETNTKIIADISKTVFDYFSKKQME
- a CDS encoding Gfo/Idh/MocA family protein: MLKAGLVGAGHLGKIHLKLLQQSEKYELIGFHDADSENGKKLEKELGYSFFENFDDLLGQIEMLDIVTPTLYHYAYAMKAIEKRIPFFIEKPVTQTLKQAEEILYKCREYGISAQVGHVERYNPAFIGSKDFIKNPMFIEIHRLAEFNPRGTDVSVVLDLMIHDLDILLSIVKSKVKAIHASGVSVVSKSPDICNARIEFENGCVANLTTSRISMKAMRKSRFFQQDAYISVDFLEKKSEVIRMKPAPESPSAYDMIIENAEGEKNQIIFEYPNIQPNNAILDELESFADAITENKNVEVSLEDGTEALKVALEIVRLISKN